One stretch of Nitrospiria bacterium DNA includes these proteins:
- a CDS encoding phosphatase PAP2 family protein yields MGLGTENRNLRKFGFVTTNAAFSSGVATVALKLILNVKRPDGNKRSRFDSSFPSGHAMGTAALAGTVHQQYGFKYAVPFQLASLFSGLTRLFDHQHRPSEVFAGWGLGYAIGYGVGRAWENLSQQKTRFSITPWRGFVDRRGTGTQIILPL; encoded by the coding sequence TTGGGACTGGGAACGGAAAATAGAAATTTACGTAAGTTCGGTTTTGTAACCACGAACGCTGCTTTTTCCAGTGGGGTAGCAACGGTGGCTTTAAAACTCATCTTAAATGTCAAACGCCCGGATGGAAACAAGCGAAGCCGTTTCGATTCAAGCTTCCCTTCAGGCCATGCAATGGGAACGGCTGCCTTAGCCGGAACCGTTCATCAGCAGTATGGATTTAAATACGCGGTACCTTTTCAACTCGCCAGCCTATTTTCCGGGCTTACCCGTCTTTTTGATCATCAACACCGGCCTTCAGAGGTGTTTGCGGGATGGGGTTTGGGATATGCCATTGGATATGGCGTAGGGCGGGCCTGGGAAAATTTAAGTCAACAAAAAACCAGGTTTTCAATTACTCCCTGGAGAGGCTTCGTGGATAGGAGGGGAACAGGGACCCAGATTATCCTGCCCCTCTAA
- the pheT gene encoding phenylalanine--tRNA ligase subunit beta, translating to MPTIQFPKKDLEALLGRSMSVPKIEKYLAWVKGEIKDYQEETDELRVELNDTNRPDLWCVEGIARQIRYKLTPQVRNSFSLKKKSKAPFQILVEPGTKAIRPYIGGCVAKGLLVDDQLLLQFIQTQEKLADLYGRKRESVSIGLYRLEKISFPVTYTVAEPSQVSFIPLNCDFKMTLAEILKNHPKGQEYGFILEGTHRYPLLIDQKQQVLSFPPIINSRDLGEVKAGDQNLLVEVTGTDLRMVALTINIWAANLSDRGASIESVEVVYPEKTVFGKKVRMPFSFSKPLCVSLTDIDKAFAERFQTKEVMGLLKGFGHLVKLKGKKLEVTAPPYRDDLMHPVDVIEEVAISRGYDQFKPELPPHFTVGDLSKEEKCSDWVRTFLIGMGFQEMNSNILCSREEIVERMQLDGGGVVEVDNIMSETYAVLRDSLLPSLLKVEAASSKAFYPHQIFEVGEVVRKTHPEDDPVTQVNLGALVAHPGANFSETHTYLEMLFYYMNCVYDLEPISHPSFLEGRVGRIRIEGKGVGFLGEIHPEVLDRWGILTPCSAFEVSLGEFF from the coding sequence ATGCCCACAATTCAATTTCCCAAAAAAGATCTGGAAGCACTTTTAGGCAGGTCCATGAGTGTTCCAAAAATCGAGAAATACCTGGCTTGGGTAAAAGGTGAGATTAAAGATTACCAAGAGGAGACGGATGAACTTCGGGTGGAATTAAATGATACCAATCGGCCTGATCTTTGGTGTGTTGAGGGGATCGCACGGCAAATCCGGTATAAGCTGACACCCCAGGTCCGGAACTCTTTTTCTTTAAAGAAAAAAAGTAAAGCCCCTTTTCAAATCCTGGTTGAACCAGGAACAAAAGCGATCAGGCCTTATATCGGAGGGTGTGTGGCCAAAGGGCTATTGGTGGACGACCAACTTCTTCTTCAGTTCATTCAAACCCAAGAAAAGTTAGCCGATCTTTATGGGCGCAAAAGGGAAAGTGTTTCAATCGGGTTGTACCGTTTGGAGAAAATTTCTTTTCCGGTAACCTATACAGTGGCAGAACCCTCTCAGGTTTCCTTTATTCCTTTAAATTGCGATTTTAAAATGACGCTGGCGGAAATTTTAAAAAATCACCCCAAGGGACAGGAGTATGGGTTTATCCTTGAAGGAACTCACCGGTATCCTCTTCTGATTGACCAAAAGCAGCAGGTCCTTTCTTTTCCCCCCATTATCAATAGCCGTGACCTGGGGGAGGTCAAAGCGGGAGATCAAAACCTTTTGGTGGAGGTCACCGGAACGGACCTTCGGATGGTGGCCCTTACCATTAATATTTGGGCAGCTAACTTGTCTGACCGTGGGGCTTCCATCGAGTCTGTAGAAGTGGTCTACCCTGAGAAAACCGTTTTTGGAAAAAAAGTCAGGATGCCTTTTTCCTTTTCAAAACCTCTTTGTGTGTCCTTAACCGACATTGATAAAGCATTTGCCGAAAGGTTTCAAACCAAAGAAGTGATGGGCCTTTTGAAGGGGTTTGGGCATTTGGTAAAGCTGAAGGGTAAAAAATTGGAAGTGACCGCTCCTCCCTATCGGGATGATTTGATGCATCCCGTTGATGTGATCGAGGAGGTGGCTATTAGCCGGGGGTATGATCAGTTTAAACCCGAATTGCCCCCTCATTTTACGGTAGGGGATCTTTCCAAGGAGGAAAAGTGTTCCGATTGGGTTCGAACTTTTTTAATTGGGATGGGGTTTCAAGAGATGAATTCTAATATTCTTTGTTCTCGGGAGGAGATTGTCGAACGGATGCAACTCGATGGGGGCGGCGTGGTTGAAGTGGACAATATCATGTCTGAAACCTACGCAGTGTTAAGGGATTCTCTTCTGCCTTCATTGCTTAAAGTGGAAGCAGCAAGCTCCAAAGCTTTCTATCCCCATCAGATTTTTGAGGTTGGGGAGGTGGTACGAAAAACACACCCAGAGGATGACCCGGTAACCCAGGTCAATTTAGGTGCTTTGGTGGCTCACCCTGGAGCCAATTTTTCGGAAACCCATACTTATTTGGAAATGTTGTTTTATTATATGAATTGCGTGTATGATTTGGAACCCATTTCCCATCCTTCCTTCTTAGAGGGTCGTGTGGGCCGGATCCGGATCGAGGGTAAAGGGGTGGGGTTCCTCGGAGAAATTCATCCCGAGGTGTTGGATCGTTGGGGGATTCTCACTCCCTGTTCCGCTTTTGAGGTTTCTTTAGGGGAATTTTTTTGA
- a CDS encoding phenylalanine--tRNA ligase subunit alpha, whose product MTENIENILASFHPLEGKLLSAIKLGGPGPFAEEALLQASQLDESRFTMAMGWLLTKNLLTAEAAGSTTTVTISELGRQYLSQGFPILTIVQKLKSGNPMDISGLRREMDPLDVSKAIGELKNDQSIQIAAGGVLELKRLDIDHSKVVGRWQNLKKIVENISEKESVVLETCSSQEKNIINLHGSGRGKKGIFSLQEKRHKSYHLTVFGKKIIGELDLDRFAQEEITQLTPEMLKEGSWRNKTFRHYNITLKPSRAAMGRKHPYREFLDTIKMKLVGMGFQEMRGGLVESEFWNSDALFMPQFHPARAIHDVYFVRDPKNSRRLPKDILEKVAKTHETGGKTGSTGWRYSFKNDRAKRLVLRSQGTAVSARTLASGPNIPGKYFSLARCFRYDKVDATHAPDFYQVEGIVLGEGIHFRTLLGLLKLFAVEMARAKEIKFLPAYFPYTEPSVEIHAKHPQLGWMELGGAGLFRPEVTLPLGVSVPVIAWGLGLDRMAMMALEINDIRDLFSVDLDFIRTKKLNG is encoded by the coding sequence ATGACAGAAAATATTGAAAATATTCTGGCCAGTTTTCACCCGCTCGAAGGAAAATTGTTGTCCGCTATAAAACTCGGGGGTCCCGGCCCTTTTGCAGAGGAAGCCCTCTTGCAAGCCAGTCAATTAGATGAATCACGGTTTACCATGGCCATGGGTTGGTTATTAACCAAAAATCTCCTGACTGCCGAAGCCGCTGGGTCTACTACAACCGTTACCATTTCAGAATTAGGTCGACAGTACCTCTCTCAGGGGTTTCCAATCCTCACCATCGTTCAAAAACTGAAAAGCGGTAATCCCATGGATATCTCTGGCCTTCGCCGTGAAATGGATCCTTTGGATGTGAGTAAAGCCATTGGGGAGCTTAAAAATGATCAGTCTATCCAAATTGCAGCGGGAGGTGTTCTGGAACTCAAACGTTTGGATATTGACCATTCAAAAGTTGTTGGACGTTGGCAGAATTTAAAAAAAATCGTTGAGAATATCAGTGAAAAAGAAAGTGTTGTTTTGGAGACATGTTCTTCCCAGGAGAAGAATATTATCAACTTACACGGCAGTGGGCGAGGGAAAAAAGGGATTTTTAGCCTTCAGGAGAAACGTCACAAATCCTACCATTTAACGGTTTTTGGGAAAAAGATCATTGGTGAACTGGACCTCGATCGTTTTGCACAGGAGGAAATTACCCAGCTTACCCCTGAAATGCTGAAGGAGGGGAGTTGGAGAAATAAGACTTTTCGTCATTATAATATTACGCTGAAACCTTCCAGGGCAGCCATGGGCCGAAAGCATCCCTACCGAGAATTTTTGGACACCATTAAAATGAAATTGGTGGGGATGGGTTTTCAGGAAATGAGAGGAGGGTTGGTGGAGAGCGAATTTTGGAATAGTGATGCTCTGTTTATGCCACAGTTTCATCCGGCGCGGGCCATTCACGACGTCTATTTTGTTCGTGATCCCAAAAACTCCAGAAGACTTCCAAAGGATATTTTGGAAAAAGTGGCAAAAACACATGAGACTGGAGGGAAAACCGGATCCACCGGGTGGAGATATTCTTTCAAAAACGACCGAGCCAAAAGGCTAGTTTTAAGGAGTCAAGGGACAGCCGTTTCAGCGCGAACCCTTGCATCCGGGCCCAATATTCCAGGAAAATATTTTTCTTTGGCCCGCTGTTTTCGGTACGATAAGGTGGATGCAACTCATGCACCTGACTTTTACCAGGTGGAAGGGATCGTCCTGGGAGAGGGGATCCATTTTAGGACCTTATTAGGCCTATTAAAGCTGTTTGCGGTTGAAATGGCGAGAGCCAAAGAAATAAAATTTCTTCCCGCCTATTTTCCATATACGGAACCATCGGTCGAAATCCATGCAAAACACCCCCAGCTGGGTTGGATGGAGTTAGGGGGGGCGGGGCTTTTCCGGCCAGAGGTAACCTTACCTTTGGGTGTTTCCGTTCCCGTGATTGCATGGGGGTTGGGTCTGGATCGGATGGCCATGATGGCGTTGGAAATTAATGATATACGGGATCTCTTTTCAGTAGACCTAGATTTTATCCGGACAAAAAAATTGAATGGTTAG
- a CDS encoding AAA family ATPase, producing the protein MRIISIVNQKGGCGKTTTAINLAACLAFKKHSVLLLDLDPQGHATLGLNQKPDESASSMYDVLCGSAQINEILLHDVQPYLSIAPSNLLLSAAEQLLAGTEAREKQLLKQLADLDRSYDYILIDCPPSLGLLTINALRASDEAIVPVETSFFSLHGLGKLTETIDMVQSTCSHFLDIKILLTMNDHRTRFSREIQREIEKFFPKRIFSTVIRNNIRLREAASFGQPIAQYDPKSIGHEDYSALAKEVLEVEEQHYEMRDSAEEVASLSSPMRREGDVLIAIKEPEAKDVRIAGDFNEWIPDRKVFSIKEEEGIWRKILHLSPGRYQYRLVVDGQWREDPTNPEIVENYQGGYNSLLTVE; encoded by the coding sequence ATGCGAATTATCTCTATCGTAAACCAAAAGGGTGGATGCGGAAAGACAACCACGGCCATCAATTTAGCCGCTTGTTTGGCGTTTAAAAAGCACAGCGTGCTCTTGCTGGATTTAGATCCACAAGGCCACGCCACATTGGGTTTAAATCAAAAACCTGATGAAAGTGCATCCAGCATGTATGATGTTCTATGTGGATCTGCTCAGATTAATGAAATTCTTCTCCATGATGTTCAACCTTATTTAAGTATTGCTCCCTCCAATCTTTTACTCAGTGCTGCCGAACAACTTCTTGCTGGAACAGAGGCCCGAGAAAAACAACTATTAAAACAGTTGGCTGACCTGGACCGTTCCTATGATTACATTCTAATTGACTGCCCTCCCAGTTTGGGGCTTCTTACCATCAATGCGTTAAGGGCTTCTGATGAGGCCATCGTTCCTGTCGAAACCAGTTTCTTTTCTCTCCACGGGCTTGGAAAGTTGACCGAAACCATTGATATGGTCCAATCCACCTGTAGTCATTTTTTGGATATCAAAATCCTTTTAACAATGAATGATCACCGAACCCGTTTTTCACGTGAGATTCAAAGGGAGATTGAGAAATTTTTTCCAAAGCGTATTTTCTCAACCGTTATTCGTAACAATATCCGGTTGAGGGAGGCGGCCAGTTTTGGACAACCCATTGCTCAGTACGACCCCAAATCCATCGGTCACGAGGATTATTCAGCCCTGGCGAAGGAAGTGTTGGAGGTGGAAGAGCAACATTATGAGATGAGGGATTCCGCTGAGGAAGTGGCCTCCTTGTCCAGTCCCATGCGCCGGGAGGGTGACGTCCTCATTGCCATTAAGGAACCCGAAGCCAAAGATGTCAGAATTGCGGGGGATTTTAACGAGTGGATTCCCGACCGGAAAGTTTTTTCCATTAAGGAGGAAGAGGGGATTTGGAGAAAAATCCTTCATTTATCCCCCGGACGTTACCAATATCGTTTGGTTGTGGATGGTCAATGGCGGGAGGATCCCACCAACCCAGAAATTGTTGAGAACTATCAAGGAGGATATAATTCCCTCCTAACGGTAGAGTAG
- a CDS encoding MerR family transcriptional regulator — MGIEKRFFTQAEVCEIVGISQRQIQYWGTSGLFLSRFKTRGGHTRYSFEDLIAYKTAKKLLDSGISLQRIRKSLANLQSFLPKIKSPLSELTLVASGEVILVLYENTLFEAISGQEWIIHLSDLKRDVENWVERSQKLKLFRKKRNLLLRKEGSKKKVVSEKRNRDWIKSL; from the coding sequence ATGGGAATTGAGAAAAGGTTTTTTACCCAGGCTGAGGTCTGCGAAATTGTTGGAATTAGTCAACGCCAAATTCAGTATTGGGGAACCAGCGGTTTATTTCTTTCCCGGTTCAAAACGAGAGGGGGCCACACCCGGTATTCATTTGAAGACCTCATTGCCTATAAGACTGCTAAAAAATTACTGGATTCTGGTATCTCCCTTCAGAGGATCCGAAAGAGTCTTGCCAACCTTCAGTCTTTCCTCCCAAAAATAAAATCTCCACTTTCTGAACTGACCTTGGTGGCCTCGGGTGAAGTGATCCTGGTTTTGTATGAAAATACCTTGTTTGAGGCTATTTCCGGGCAAGAATGGATTATTCATCTCTCTGATCTAAAACGAGATGTGGAAAATTGGGTTGAGCGATCCCAAAAGCTAAAACTTTTTAGGAAAAAACGTAATTTGTTATTGAGAAAGGAGGGAAGTAAAAAAAAGGTTGTGAGTGAAAAACGCAACCGCGATTGGATTAAATCCCTTTAA
- a CDS encoding DUF2914 domain-containing protein gives MRAQQWALALSCLLVFSVSPNLNAQEETMVQQQVSDGVIAAGVENLVPQGIAKTFSPGVGTLYAFSRIQGSEGETLVIHKWFHGDQLRAEIKLPVRSKSWRTYSSKIILPEWTGEWKVEVTAEDGTVLASIPFSIQ, from the coding sequence ATGCGTGCACAACAATGGGCTTTGGCCCTTTCATGTCTTTTGGTTTTTTCAGTTTCCCCAAATCTCAATGCGCAAGAAGAGACAATGGTTCAGCAGCAGGTTTCTGATGGCGTGATTGCAGCAGGGGTTGAGAACCTTGTTCCCCAGGGGATAGCCAAAACCTTTTCTCCTGGCGTAGGAACCTTGTATGCTTTTTCCCGAATTCAAGGATCTGAGGGTGAAACGCTTGTCATACACAAGTGGTTTCATGGCGATCAACTACGGGCCGAAATCAAATTGCCTGTGCGATCCAAGAGTTGGAGAACGTATAGCAGTAAAATTATTCTTCCCGAATGGACAGGGGAATGGAAAGTGGAGGTTACCGCAGAAGATGGAACGGTATTGGCCTCCATCCCTTTTTCGATTCAATAA
- a CDS encoding metal-dependent hydrolase, translating into MDPVTHTLIGVGLGNAFFRKTVGPHAIPIMVIASNLPDVDALVHLTGSPEAILARRTFGHSVLILPFLAFLASLILKRFWPHENISRIYAMLLLGALVHLFFDLVNSFGVVPLWPMSPWRPEWGIIFIIDLVLTGLLALPLLLSFPKRMRPWLVPLTKGALALVFLYTLFCGINRNLALNILLEKGDQSLSSGFQYVFPEPLGPHRWRGVTRTGEMYKVFLIHSLRGEIELIETVSTNVKNPMVKQVRKTPLAQKIQWFFKAPVWEVNENRKGQTPSVRVYDLRFKSLIIERPIPFVFQFSVLSNGTVGAP; encoded by the coding sequence ATGGATCCGGTGACCCATACACTCATCGGGGTCGGCCTAGGCAACGCTTTTTTCCGAAAAACCGTGGGGCCCCACGCCATTCCGATCATGGTCATTGCATCAAATCTGCCTGATGTGGATGCCCTGGTTCATCTGACCGGAAGCCCCGAAGCCATTCTGGCCCGTCGAACCTTCGGGCATTCCGTTCTAATCCTCCCCTTTTTAGCATTTTTGGCCAGCCTGATTTTAAAACGGTTCTGGCCCCATGAAAATATTTCCCGCATTTATGCAATGCTCCTATTGGGAGCCCTGGTCCATCTATTTTTCGATTTAGTCAATTCCTTTGGAGTGGTTCCTCTATGGCCGATGAGCCCCTGGCGGCCCGAATGGGGAATTATCTTTATTATCGATTTGGTTTTAACCGGCTTGTTAGCCCTTCCTCTCCTTCTCAGCTTTCCAAAAAGAATGCGTCCCTGGCTGGTTCCTTTAACCAAGGGCGCACTGGCCTTGGTTTTTCTTTATACTCTGTTTTGCGGGATAAACCGGAATTTGGCTTTAAATATCCTTTTGGAAAAGGGAGACCAATCTCTTTCCTCTGGATTCCAGTACGTTTTCCCAGAACCACTGGGCCCTCACCGATGGCGAGGCGTTACAAGGACCGGTGAAATGTATAAGGTTTTTCTAATCCATTCCCTGCGAGGGGAGATTGAGTTGATTGAAACCGTTTCCACAAACGTCAAAAACCCCATGGTGAAACAGGTCCGCAAAACCCCCTTGGCACAAAAAATCCAATGGTTTTTTAAGGCCCCTGTTTGGGAAGTCAATGAAAACCGCAAAGGGCAAACCCCATCCGTCCGCGTTTACGATCTCCGATTTAAATCCTTGATCATCGAAAGGCCTATTCCTTTTGTTTTCCAATTTTCGGTTCTCTCTAATGGAACCGTGGGGGCTCCCTAA
- a CDS encoding Ig-like domain-containing protein, protein MGFKSQFKKIKMLPNSNHNRNLKLKLFGSFLLLLLSLCYPVVGQAEQAQYVYDELGRLFRVIDGSGNVGTYHYDPVGNLLEITRETTTSLSPTLASITPDYGRQGTEVDVTIIGTNLDASTLTTGNPGITVTDPLIEDSTTITARFVISDTATIGTTLVQVDNGIGTANFNFTVIPLAPTTVIIPSLIFVAANGGTATATISLENDDGFPTQLTVSTGNSVIATVSPTQIELQPGASEVVTITGVNPGETTLVVTSSETTTATINVGHIRDIAAGGNHTCAVLSNGTVKCWGYNGQCQVGKYWDYPWIESTPLMVPNISTAIKIAVGSSHSCVIIADGRVLCWGYNGLGTLGNGNNTTTYLPSYAIGINNAIDIAAGEYHSCAALSDGTVKCWGRNDFGPLGNGTVTSSNVPVTVTGINSAVEVVAGGNHSCAILEDGTVKCWGWNQWGQLGNGINTGPETCQIYTCSTTPVSVSGISDVVSMGAGYGHTCALLSNGIAKCWGSNGSQLGNGTFAGDIGAPDYIFNPGSVIGFSTGVALSSSGSANTCALLADQTIKCWGLNNHGQIGTGSLQGPEVCFSNNCAKTPVSVTGISTAVIIATGGEHSCAILSNGTAKCWGSNANGQLGNGTNTTSYPFGIPTPVTIFFIEDSTAPTVTITSPPSGDSFIEGTSFPLTVQATDYIQVVSVNFIVDGQTVFTDPNPPYEFDVSVPVGASTLTLGATAIDLAGNVGVASDVVINVIPDPNTTVTGRVLDNGGFPVSGATVTTNFGQTALTITDGTFQIMDVPTIQGSVTVMASYTNQNGEVFQATSAPVTPIPYGTVSVGVLIIEFVYIEFDFSDPSLAPNLTQVDFTGTVDSLGGDIGNGGAISEDGVLKLSNSVSPSFPGGIHAKIRSSQAILVGDFDVTIDFDLIIFPTVSASGQETFMTAGFGVTDLQGNETYIDRIKDATSDGYQLSGVFGGTPITPVLASGVSDSNGKLRLQRAKDRIWGYYFDSSINEWVYLGISGISTDPLFIEISTFNRRSGQPIEAHFDNLKAEFVKAIELVGVPELVLGLTVSPSGDFFVSSVEDIGTTGDGGVYKVTPGGFITPFSSVPDARSLVFDPAGNLFVGDSVPSIHSKIIKVTPDETATVFVPAEDFPNTSRTITQLAFDPAGFLYAPSGDTANDADFVYQIDSQGTVSTLVNGIDFNGIATDTASNVYTSGTLDGILYKIPSGGSLTSLSSGFSTPFQTAIAVTLDDSLFILNKVTGEIFWVDSITGTKVKIAQGTVALASDSQGSLYSIQRLQGVLHIIRVRPATLN, encoded by the coding sequence ATGGGTTTTAAAAGTCAATTTAAAAAGATAAAAATGTTGCCGAATAGCAATCATAATAGAAATTTAAAATTAAAACTTTTTGGAAGTTTTTTGCTTCTACTTTTATCCCTCTGCTATCCTGTTGTTGGTCAGGCAGAACAAGCGCAATATGTCTACGATGAACTCGGCCGCTTGTTCCGTGTCATCGACGGTTCAGGCAATGTGGGGACCTATCATTATGATCCTGTTGGAAATTTGTTGGAAATCACACGGGAGACCACGACATCTTTGTCTCCGACACTTGCTTCCATCACTCCGGATTACGGGCGGCAGGGAACCGAGGTGGATGTGACAATTATAGGGACCAATCTCGATGCGTCAACATTAACAACAGGTAATCCCGGCATAACGGTCACCGATCCCCTCATCGAGGATTCCACAACCATTACCGCACGATTTGTGATTTCCGATACCGCGACCATCGGGACGACATTGGTCCAGGTGGATAACGGGATTGGAACAGCAAATTTCAACTTTACCGTTATTCCACTTGCCCCAACCACTGTGATTATCCCCTCTCTTATCTTTGTGGCGGCTAATGGGGGAACTGCTACGGCAACAATAAGCCTTGAAAACGATGACGGTTTTCCAACCCAGCTTACGGTATCGACCGGGAATTCCGTTATTGCAACCGTTTCCCCCACGCAAATTGAACTACAACCCGGTGCTTCGGAGGTAGTGACCATCACAGGAGTAAACCCAGGAGAAACAACACTGGTTGTGACCAGTTCAGAGACCACCACTGCGACCATCAACGTAGGCCATATCCGAGATATAGCGGCTGGAGGAAACCACACGTGTGCCGTACTTTCCAATGGGACAGTTAAGTGCTGGGGATATAACGGTCAATGTCAGGTGGGGAAATACTGGGATTATCCATGGATTGAATCAACACCATTAATGGTTCCTAATATTTCAACAGCGATAAAAATTGCGGTGGGAAGCTCCCATAGCTGTGTAATAATAGCAGATGGGAGAGTCCTTTGCTGGGGATACAATGGCCTGGGGACTCTTGGAAACGGTAACAATACCACAACCTACTTACCTTCATATGCAATAGGAATAAACAATGCCATCGATATTGCTGCCGGGGAATATCACTCTTGTGCGGCTCTCTCTGATGGAACGGTGAAGTGTTGGGGAAGAAATGATTTTGGGCCTCTTGGAAACGGAACGGTTACATCCTCAAATGTACCCGTCACTGTAACGGGAATAAATTCAGCGGTTGAGGTGGTAGCCGGGGGCAATCATTCTTGTGCAATTTTGGAGGATGGAACAGTAAAGTGTTGGGGTTGGAATCAATGGGGGCAACTTGGCAATGGAATAAATACCGGGCCTGAAACCTGTCAAATTTATACCTGCAGTACAACGCCTGTTTCAGTTTCTGGAATTTCTGATGTTGTTTCTATGGGAGCAGGATATGGCCATACCTGTGCCCTTTTATCCAATGGAATAGCGAAATGTTGGGGATCAAATGGGTCGCAACTGGGTAATGGGACCTTTGCAGGGGATATCGGTGCGCCTGATTACATATTCAATCCCGGATCGGTTATTGGATTCTCTACAGGGGTAGCACTTTCCAGTTCGGGGAGCGCTAATACCTGTGCCCTTTTAGCCGATCAAACCATAAAGTGTTGGGGGCTTAATAATCATGGCCAGATTGGGACAGGTTCCCTGCAAGGCCCCGAGGTTTGTTTTTCAAACAATTGTGCAAAAACACCAGTCTCTGTTACCGGAATATCCACCGCAGTCATCATAGCAACGGGGGGAGAACATTCCTGTGCAATTTTGTCGAATGGAACAGCGAAATGCTGGGGGAGTAACGCTAACGGCCAATTGGGAAATGGAACCAATACCACCAGTTATCCTTTTGGAATTCCTACGCCTGTAACCATCTTTTTTATTGAGGATTCTACTGCTCCCACCGTAACCATTACTTCTCCACCATCGGGGGACAGCTTCATAGAGGGAACCTCATTCCCTTTGACGGTACAGGCAACGGATTATATCCAAGTGGTCTCGGTAAACTTTATCGTGGATGGACAAACGGTTTTCACAGATCCGAACCCGCCCTATGAATTTGACGTTTCGGTCCCTGTTGGGGCAAGTACCCTCACATTAGGGGCAACGGCGATAGATCTTGCCGGAAATGTCGGCGTTGCGTCCGATGTCGTAATCAATGTCATTCCTGACCCTAACACCACGGTAACGGGAAGGGTATTGGATAATGGAGGTTTTCCTGTTTCCGGTGCGACGGTCACCACCAATTTCGGTCAAACCGCCCTTACCATAACCGATGGCACTTTTCAGATCATGGATGTTCCAACCATCCAAGGGTCTGTTACCGTTATGGCCAGTTACACGAATCAAAATGGTGAGGTCTTTCAGGCTACCTCCGCTCCTGTGACCCCCATTCCATACGGAACCGTATCGGTTGGGGTCCTGATCATTGAATTCGTTTATATTGAATTTGATTTTTCTGACCCTAGTTTGGCTCCTAATTTAACTCAAGTGGATTTTACCGGAACCGTAGACAGTTTGGGAGGGGACATTGGAAACGGCGGTGCAATTTCAGAAGACGGGGTATTGAAACTATCCAACTCCGTCTCCCCCAGTTTTCCAGGAGGAATTCATGCCAAAATCCGCTCCTCTCAAGCCATTCTCGTGGGGGATTTTGATGTTACTATAGATTTTGATTTGATCATTTTCCCCACTGTTTCAGCTTCTGGGCAAGAAACCTTTATGACGGCTGGGTTTGGTGTGACAGACTTACAGGGAAATGAGACCTATATCGATAGAATAAAAGATGCAACCTCAGATGGATACCAACTGAGCGGTGTGTTCGGGGGAACTCCAATCACCCCTGTCCTTGCTTCGGGTGTTTCCGATTCCAATGGTAAATTAAGATTACAAAGAGCTAAGGATCGAATTTGGGGTTATTATTTTGACAGTTCCATAAATGAATGGGTCTACCTGGGAATTTCAGGAATTTCAACGGACCCCTTATTTATTGAAATTTCGACCTTTAATCGGAGATCTGGACAGCCTATTGAAGCCCATTTTGATAACCTGAAGGCGGAATTTGTTAAAGCAATTGAGTTGGTCGGAGTTCCGGAACTTGTTTTAGGATTGACCGTTAGTCCTTCAGGGGATTTCTTTGTTTCTTCGGTGGAGGACATTGGCACAACCGGTGATGGTGGAGTGTATAAAGTGACTCCTGGTGGGTTTATAACACCTTTTTCAAGTGTTCCTGATGCCCGTTCCCTGGTTTTTGATCCTGCGGGGAATCTTTTTGTGGGCGATTCTGTACCGAGCATCCATAGCAAGATTATTAAAGTCACCCCGGATGAAACCGCCACCGTGTTTGTTCCCGCAGAAGATTTTCCCAATACTTCTCGGACCATCACACAACTTGCTTTTGATCCTGCAGGGTTCCTCTATGCACCAAGCGGAGATACGGCAAACGATGCTGACTTTGTGTATCAGATTGACTCACAAGGAACTGTTTCGACTCTTGTAAATGGAATCGATTTTAACGGAATTGCAACGGATACCGCGTCGAATGTTTACACGTCAGGTACGCTTGATGGAATTTTATATAAAATCCCATCGGGGGGTTCTTTGACCTCATTGTCATCGGGTTTTTCCACGCCGTTTCAAACCGCCATTGCCGTTACCCTGGATGATTCCTTGTTTATATTAAATAAGGTAACCGGTGAGATTTTCTGGGTTGATTCGATAACCGGTACAAAGGTAAAAATTGCCCAAGGGACAGTGGCGCTGGCTTCGGATTCTCAGGGTAGTTTATATTCTATTCAAAGGCTGCAAGGGGTCCTTCATATCATAAGGGTTAGACCTGCAACCTTGAATTAA